CTGAAacaaatatgtgtgtgtatgtttgagtaaaatgaacattgttcttttattctttgaactactgacaacatgtctctgaaattccaagctaaaattttatttatttggtcaaaagaacaaaaacgatgcagtgctttcaggcctcaaataatgcaaagaaaacaagttcatatttagaaacaacaatactaacgttttaactcaggaagaatttagaaatcaatatttggtggaaaatctCTTAAttcttttttccagagctgtatttgttgcagtttttcattttagaaatgctCCAAAGTGTCAGAGGCAGCTATGTGctttaaaacacaatgaaaaggTCAATAGTGATTTGCTGGTTATGAGTTTTGTAGATTTTCTAACtgtaaaagatgaaaacatgtttcagtAATGGAGAGGAGCTGTTACAGatgcagattgtttttattggcTCTCCCATacacctttattttatttggtgaTTAGGACGTGGTGCCTATGGATTATTCTGACCTTTGAAATGGTGGGTCAATCAATACGGTAAAGGATATAGTGCATCTCCGTTTgtattaattaactaattaaaaaacacCTCTATGTTAGCTTTATGCGGACTTACCAGAACATTTGTGAATCGTATGCAATCCATGGTCAAAACAGACGAACTTCCTTACCTCTGCATGACTAACAGCTGCAGGGATTTTAAACGGAAGCATGCTTTGCTGACAGTAACATGACCAGATCAGGGATAACCCACCAAATTAGGTCAGTCCTGGTCGGATCATCGCCCACGTCTGATTGAAAGAGGCCAGTGCGCTCACCTTGTCCGGCGCAAACGGTATAGAAACGATTCTGTCCGCTACACCAGCATCCAGCCAGGAAACGAAACCAGGCAACACCAGAGGGGAAGAGCTGCAGGTTTTATGGAAAACACCAAACTCAGTCAAGTGTGGCCTTGTTTTGGTTTGTAGAACAAGTCAtcagacaaatatttaaaaaaatacgaTTGGACTTAATCATTCtggtgaaaaaatgttttgtgaaggaacttttaaaatattttttaacaaaactctTCATTTTGATTGCACAAAGATGGAGAATAGATCCttacaaaagtcaaaatttgcaCCCTGTTAGTTATGTTGTTATactatttatatataattattctcACTGTGgagaatatttctgcttttaaaagtaGCAGAAACACATCAAACCAGTGATTTCATCAGTCTGCTTTGGTAACTAGCCTGGATGCCGAACAGCTACAAATCCTAACCTGATAAttagttttaaactgtttatttctctttcctAACATGGTTACTGATAAAGACCTTTCATGTCAGGTTTGAAATAAGAAGAGTGAAATTAAAGGTAAAATATAGATATAGTTTTGTCTTACCATGCTttatatttacaacaaaatgaaataaaatgaatagatAAATATCCATTAGTTGTTTCCTTAACCCTGAAATTGCAAAGACGATTCTTAAGCTGCAACCTTGTCCTTTGAGACAAATCTTGCCCTTTTGGTTCTGTATTTTAGTCAGCGGCATCAAGCCAAATCTGCCCTGGGCttcctgatgtgtgtgtgtaagtcaCAGAAATACCTCCACATGTCTGTTCAGATAATCTGCTTTCCGGTTTAATGATGGTGGGCACATTTACTGGGAGGGTCATCCAAAATGTTAATAGTTTTAACACAACCAGCTTGGTGTGAGTGGACATTTGTGGTAGGAAAACCTCAAATGTTATGCATCAATAAAATCTGgatgctaacatgctagccaCATTATCTAGCATAAATTAGTGGAAAACTGCCTCTTGACCAATGTGGTGTGTCTGCTATgcctttttataaaacattcattagcttaatatttcaaaatgtttgacataaCATAGTGCAGATTAATTACATGATCTATTGTGACCTAAAAAATCCAGAATTGCGAGTGAAAAGATGCTACTTTGTGTATGCTAACACACACTAGCACATGTTATTGCTAGTTTGTGCTAGcatgtgtttgtgcatgtgttaGCATCACAAACACATACTAGTTTGTGTGGAATAACACAAACTAGCATGTGTTAGTTTGTGTTAGCCCGTcacataaaattaaatcaaaatatgttttgttttacaagcaaaaacattaaaagtttttgcttgtaatgtaaaacaataaagtcTCAGAGGTGTGAAAACTTTAGCAAGATAGCGTTGATTGCTAAAGTAGGTCACAAAGCCAAAGAGGCAGCTTCATGAACAAATCGATAGCAGTTAGAGCTCCCTGTTGTTTCctccagaaaatgttttttattggagAACTTTAAGTGAGATTCATGTTTCATTCCACAGCATTGTCCACTGAGATTAGCCAACACATTACCTTCGGGCTTTgagtgtaaaaaagaaaaaaaaaccctcttagATCTGACACTCCCTataattttttccagttttccagaGGAGAAATGGAAAATGAAAGCACAGGTTAGCGGCGCATTACGAGCTGTGGCATCGCAATCTCTGCACCACACAGCTGTCAccgcgccgccgccgccgccgtgTGTCGTTCGGCCCAAGGCTGTGGGAAACTGGGAGGAGATCATCTTGTTGCATCTGGCTGAAACAATGGCTCACATTCTCCTTTTGACAGACTCTTTTGTGTGTCCATGTTTCCAagatgtctgtctttattttcacGTAGCAGGGGGTGCAGATTTCTAATTCCACTCCTTTATTCCCTGACATGttattatgtaaatatatgCTAATTAGATCCGTCCCCTTCTTGTATATTTTCCAGGTTATCTACTGTCTTTCGGCCGGTTCCAGTCCATATCTGAACAcaacatatttctgtttaataGAATATAAtgctatttatgttttttctcagTATGATGACAAAGACAGACGTGGATTAAGTTTGCTCAATTAGAAAGGCATTTTCTTCTGTGCAAATTAATCTCTATTGTGGGAGTAAAtgttgtattatgtttttaataatatgactaaatattgtcttatttgattgacattttaaaatattttttaaaatacattttaaaactttttttttttaaagtgaataattttttctgtataaagttatttttaaaactggcGTATTTAGAGCATGAAATAAGTGAAATATCATTTTAGTTAGATTGGAAGAAAGTAACCAACCTTATTGTCTTATCTTAATTTTTAGATGaatatttagtttctaaaaaatgtttaaaaacaaaatggttatTTTATTAACTACAAATTGTTAGGTGGaataagaaatatttagtaGAATATTTTGGGTAACAAAGTAACATttcaagacaaaaatgtaactaatCAAATATAATAATCAAATATTCTCTAAtcattttttagtattttttaccATCTTCAAGTTTTTGGATAATAAGGTTTTATTGAAACTGTTTcacctaaaaaatatataagaaatATCAAACtctgtaaaaatcaaaaatgtttttttttttattatattttaatgttatgtAAAACAAGTTATTGTTTTCTGCTGCTAATTCAAAAGGTGTGGTTTTGCAGCTTaagttacatttagatttagaaGCTATTTTGAGTGATTTCGCATTTCAGATCCTGCAACTAATTTCAGAAACTGACAAATCTGATTAAATCCCAAatctatttttcaaatttaccaGCACAAGAGCCATAAACTGTTTCTTTTACAACACAGTGGAGTAATTTtgactttctcttttttccacaATCTTATACTTGAGGGTTTTCGAGCATAAGTAGCCTGTTGATGATTGTACCACAGCGACTCATTTTGgttaaagtccagactttgactaggcctcttccaaatcttcattttgtttattagcCTTCAGAGTTCTCTAATAAGAgcaacatttagtttaattcCCTActaaattaaatcataatttaaaaactgcattttctttgatattaaaatgtatttgatttgaAACATTGCTGTAATAAAGCAAGACAttcatgaaaacatcagagtattaaaagttttttttaggtttaatACTGTTGGTAGGTTTTACTACAGTAATATGTCAGCAGATAAGAGTGAggcaggtgttttttttaatgttaaaccTAATCCTGGAAAAGGCaaattaatatctgaacaccaactaaaaagtcttaaaaaatgcaaacattaaaaaaaaactttaattaataaGCAATGCTTACCCTAGTGGGGCACAAATAAAGCcaggtggcccgccaggcttatcaTAGAGTGGGGAAAATCCTGTAAAACCTTGCTTGATGGTTTGCAAAGGCATTTTATAAACTAAGGTACTTGTTCTGAGACATTACAAAAGCCTTCAACCCAACTTATGTAATGTTGAAATTGattgcaaataataaaaaagttttagaagAACATTTAAGTAGTTGTAGCTGGTTTTCTTTAGTGTTTTCTCCTTATTTAATAGTAAGGATTTGTCTCAGTGGTGCCAGTTTTCTTCTAGGCTATAAAGTTTCTTTGGATGAACAGGCAATTaagaggaaagaggaaaggaaaaatTGTCTCTCCCAGAAAgcacactgattttttttatctcttgcTGGTATTGTGAGGAGTGGATGTGtaattatatgtttatttatagttGCTGTTCcaggacaaacagaaataagaataatttCCAAAGAAGAATGCTTTTAGCGCACATTGCTCTCATGATGTGTAAAATTATGGGAACTCCACGTGTTGGAGTGTTCTCTTCTTCTGACAATGTGGTAATTATCTGCCTCATAATTACATTTAtcctgaattttaaaaaagtagcaGTTTTTCCTACTCTGATATTGGTCTGATCAAATGGAGACTAAATGTTAGACTTAACCACAAATCGCCGGCAGAGCATTGGTTGGTGCTGCGGCCCGATTCCTGGGGCGTTCTGCAGAATTTAATGCACTCAGCACATCCGCACgctccctcacacacacacacacacgcacacacacacacacacacacacacatcaactgCTACCTCATTAGAGGCTGCAGCCCTGAGGCTGGTGGATGGGGAAGGCCTAATTGCACAGCTCAGCAGCACCAACAGCGCTGGGAGCGTTTTGGAAAAGACATCAACAAATGAGCATCAGGTGCAAACACCTACACTGGTATTCTGTCGTTTCTGACCCTCCCTGGGACTGCTGTTGACTCCATGGTTAGCAGATAGCAAACCTTTAACTTTAGCTTCTTTGGAATTGAATAGTGAATGTTCACCCATCGGGTAACAAATATAGTCTAttccagtggttctcaaatgggggtacgcgtacccctgggggtacgtggaggtactgcagggggtacgtgaagcttttcaaaatatctttaaaaaatcagtaggctcctcataataagtcttgggaaaaattattttgtaaaaagtttgataaaatataaatgtgtgttcatgcactgaattttatattcagtatttagtttcaatatcctttaaaataaaacggacccccccaccaagttagtttgacccacggacccagggcactcgtcaacgacctgtcgttatcatgattacactgtaactatggagacgtggctaaagcatagcagcaatgctgctgaaagtatagataaagtgaaaaagaaggcactgtacctcttttttattccaaaaatgttttgcccgtgtcagggggtacttgactaaaaatatatttttaagggggtacatcactgaaaaaagtttgagaaccactggtctattCCACAATTCAGACCCTAAATTTGAGGTGGTTCTTTAAAGAGTATAGTATATATCTCCTCACTTTGTATAAATCCTGATTAGTTGGTCCCAGAGGCTAAAGCTAACGGCTAGTCCGAGAATAGCCAAAACCAAAGTGAACTCCAGTTTCAGAAATGTTATTGCCtcatatgtaaatgttttttctaaatttttaaaCCGTCATCTTTGTGTTGGGAAGTTATTTTGATGgaagtcaataattatttacacaaGAAAATGAAAGTAGAAGGTTGTTCATGCAAACATTTCTGGTTTAGATAGCATAAAAATCATATTGACTGATTATCTCCTGCTATTGCTCTTGTAAATAATCTATAGGTGTGCTTCCATTGATCATTTAATTGTGCAAATAGGAACTACAACAATAAATTTACCTAATGGAAACGcaccattttgaaaaaaacatgttttttgataaatgttttgcattggGTTGAGTTGGTTTTCTAACTGTATAAATTAGTGTTTTCACagaactgcaacagaaacacattttttgcatcacatgtATCATGTGATCAAcgactggatgttactactggcagaaataaCAAAGATGATGGCAGGAAGTATTAGAGAatgatgctgctgcagcttttttaaTGAGTTACTGTGCAAACAAACTTATTAGCATTTGATACTTATTGCTAAAGGTCTGTTTACTTTAATACTGAGACAAAAAGTAACCAACTGGGTTTAGCCACGTGTAGCAAAAAGTACAACCAAGACTAAAGGTATATTCCATTTGTACTTGTAAGTTACATGTCtgagtacatttttttatttttaccaaccTCAATggcaaaataatttgtttttgtttgtactcCAAATGGctgtaagaaaatatttcttttattttgtttttgcattgtggCAGCCTCCAAACTTCTCCACctgggcaaaaaaataaatctccaatatcaacaaaaaacaaattaaggaAGAGTTTAGCATCGTCTTTGTTTTGTCCCAGGTTGAGAGGATGCATAGctttgtaaacataaaaatctagTAAAAATTGCCTCTTGGATAACCCAAATGTGGTGTGATGTGGTGATATGTGCGTAAAATCTCCACACCGGTTGAGTGGATGGAAAACAGACCAATAATTGCCTTCAGGTTGCCACAGGTCGGGAATGGAGAGCTGTTAACGGTGCGCTTGTGGTTCAAAATGTGTGAGATGTGAGGTTGGTTTTTCTGTCAGAGGTTAAAATGGCAAAAGAAAATTGCTGATTCCCAGCCAAGAGTCTGTACGAGCTGACAGGGCAGCAATAAAAAGACCTCAACTGACTTGTGGTTTTGTCAGGAGGTCTCTCAGAATAAACCCGACGCTGCTGTCCAGGGAGCTTGGCTTCACAGAAAcaatcagaaccagacagaGGTCCATTATTTTACACCAGACTCTATGTGAAAGAGCAGAGAAGTTGCATTTACTTTAGTAAGCTTTTTGAAAAACTTCATTACTCTGTACTTTTTAcgtgagtaattttattatgaagtatttctacttttacttagAGTAAGAGTAGAATCCCATTCAGtgggattttcttcccactgaatgaaaaatacatgtttaaacctaaaattcaccagacaaactcctgcagtttttgttagtttcataagttttttattgcttgggaaaaaattttcttttgcctgattttgttattttttgttgcttatataaattactgtcattttcatccttaaaataccaaaaaattctacttaactttatatttaggTCTGtctaattatgtaatttttaaatattaaatgatgaaCTTTCATCAACTGAACTTTCCTCCTGATCTGGTTAGTATAAGGTGGACCATGAAACAACACTGTTATTGTTCCATAGATTTCACATTTGCTTGTGTTTGGATGACGGGACTTTTTATGGCAAACCCAACTTGTCAAATCTTACCTTAAACTCTTAAGTCTCTACCTTCAAATTAGCCCACAGCCTGAGGTAAAGAAATGATTTTCCAGCTCCTTATGGCTGCTGGCGCACATTCATCccagtgtgtgtacatgtgtgtgtgtgtaggggtgtgtgtgtgtaggggtgtgtgtgtgtgtgtgtgtgtaggtgtgtgtgtgtgtgtgtgtgtgtgttatgtacGTCCCACAGGGGCTCCATCCAGGGTGGATGCTTTAACAAATGATCCTGTGTGACTCTTACTGACAGCCAAGTTCTTCACTCGCAGTTTGCTACCATGTGAGTGAAGCATTTTGGTTTGGGGTGAGCTCCAAATGCTTATCCTGTTAGCTCAGGCAAAGTGTCAATCAGCCTGTCTGGGTCAGCTAAAGGCTTGTGTCTACGCCAGCAACTAACTAGTTTTGCTTGTCCTTCAGGGGCCCTGACAGAAACCAGGAGGGAtcgttctgtttctgtttttgttttgtttgtcaggATGATTCCTTCATTATTATAGTTTCCCAGAAAGTCAAATGTGGCAGTAATATACAAATAcctacattttaaagtttaccaGTGTTACAAAAAAGCATATTTAGTATGACTTTTCTTAAAACGACATTTCTGTTTGAATATAATTGCACTTAAGCAAAAGAGGAGaaatacttcctgttttctggtTAAACTATTAAGACGTaagagaaaaagagcaaagctgcagctcagacttAACCCTCATcgatattaaataataatttgctgccatcttgtggcGAGATTTGAGTTTAAGGTTTGTTATTCCTCATCTGTGCTGTTCGTAATCAGATTTAGGCCGAACTCTGGGATTAAAGAGACAACTATAACTGCAAGATGACAGTAAATAATaacatgtaatgtttttttatttgcatttaacatgcatttttatttttaggattgATTTTTGTTATTACATTCGTTCTTTTTTGGATGGTGACAAGATATTTTAgacaagagaagaaaataacatAGAGctgtttattagtttattaaatTTGACCTTATGTCTTCcccaataaaaatgtttcctttttattagCATGTGAAGATAGCTTACTTTTAGACTTAAACTAAAAGGTACTTTGCACCTTTGTAAAgattacaaaaatgtataaataatttgtGAAGATTTAAGTGTGTAGccgggaaaaaaaatctgacgtctctctttctgcagaagagattaattaaataataattttttggtTAATTGGTACATTTTGTCCAAAAGAaacttgtttttgaaaaatatctatACATTCGTTCGCGTTGTGATCGTGTGCCATTCTCAATATGGCGACAACGTTGACGTACGAAACCCGTCATGCGCTCTTTGACGACCATTGTTTTGGTTACACAAACGTAAGCTGGTTTTGACCCTCGGCAGCTTCCGTCATTGTTTGGTGAAGGCAGTCGGGCAAGTTGACAGGGAAACCTAACAAGTATGTACTTCTTTAAACGCGTTTAGTTTGCATAACTAGCGTTAGGAAATGTTATAATGAGGCGTTGTTTTGACGTTTTGAGCATAAAAACAGGTAACTGAGAGAACAAATTAGCAACCTGTCGGCTAACCGCAGCTAACAGCTAGCCGAGTAGGTCTTAGCTACTTCTCTTCGCTGTGTTTTTCGAGActgattgattttcttttaaatattagaaCAATCTTAAATATGTTCGTGATAAAATTTATAGTAAGTAGTGACATTATGTTTGCTTTTAACCTGTCTTTTGGCTAATAGACTCTTATTGCATCATGCCTCGCTATGTTTGCTAGTTAGCCATGTTAGCACGTTGAAGGTGATGGCAATCTCATCACATCTGAAGGTCTGTTTTATGTctaatttgttgtttatgtattttttgttaactGTATAACAGGTTGAAAGGTGAAGGCGGCGAGCCAGAATGTCAAGCAATGTAAGTAACTTATTTTCAccttaattatgttttaaacatcTTAACTGTGGATTACAGAGTTATGGGTGATATCAATAGGTCAACAAAAgatgaaatatatttgaaataattcatgGACATAGCAGCGTGATTacttgagaaaatatttcagatttgtctttaattttgcTCCATGATGTTGCTCTGTTGCAGGTGCTGTGCGGTCGAAGCAGGTTGATCCTGTCTCAGACCGCCGGCCGACATGCTTTGACTTCTCTCAGGGTTGGAAGAAGCAGGACGTTCTCAGCCGCCAACTCTGACGAGCCGTACATCACCATGTCACCCACAGACTCAGGTGAGACATGGCGAGTCAAATAGGATGTGAGTCTGGGAGTTGGTTTCTAAGATGAATAGTTCTATCTGTGACCGCAGGCCCCAGGACTGTGTGGCCTGATGAGAGCATGGGACCATTTGGACCTCAGGACCAGCGCTTCCAGCTGCCGGGTAACGTCGGGTTTGACAACCACCTGGAAGGCATGGGGAACCAAAAGAAGGCTCCGGTTCACAAGACGGTGCCTGACGTTCTCACGACTCCAAACAGCACGGAGAGACACCAGTTTGTCATGGCCCAGTTCGTCAACGAGTTTCATGTGAGTAGTTTAGTAATCATTGTGCCTCTCTGATAACACAGTCAGGGTGTGCTATGACTAAAAAGTTTGTTATGCTAACTAAACCTAAATTTAGGTTTAGTCAAACCtaaattttttaatgtatttgtttaattaacaCTCCTGGTTTGTTCATTAGTTTGTTGTGTACTTGCCATTTGGACACTAAAGTTtcttatgaaaaaaagaaacgtggagaggaaatggaacttCTTTTTAGTCTTCacccccttcaaaataagagcgttcacaaaaaattaaaaagttgatAACTTacacacagatgttgaactttattcaactggaAATTTATTAAATGGCTAAGTAAATTAAcgctttagaatttatttggaaaatttaAATTAGAGGAGACTAAGATGACTAAATGTCTTCAAACTTAGCAAAATGTTAACGCGCTAAACGAAGAGTTGGCTAAGTAGTAAAAGTGTGCCAACAACTGTTAAATATACTGCTTCATATGAAGAGTGAATATCAGAGATAATTAGCAtaagtattatgtaaaataattgtagttttgtttttcctccatctaCAAACTTAACTTTAGTTAAAAGTTTTCACGTCTACAAATGCAGATTTGATTGCAGGAAAAAGTGATGTTACAAAGAATTGATTCAGGAGGTCTGAATAAAgatgcaagccacacttttaatacttttatttgtgaaaaaatataaaaatccacTACCTGTCACTTTAGAGACATGAATGCCTTTACATTCagctctgattttttttgtacaatttgtTTTACAGGGAAATTTGGGCCCTCTGTCCACAAGAGTCCACAAAGCTGAGCAGTACTTCAACCAGACAGACACTGACTGCTCTGTGAGCTCCTGTCCTGAGCTGCTAAAGAAAGGTAAGAGAACGTTAAGCCTGTCAcaacaagcaataaatcaattaattacatGATAGTTTTTggttacagagacttcataatcctttttaatttttgttttatcatttattttggatatttaaaatgttttccagctcctatgtgttaaatattcttcaGAAATTAAAGTCTGAGGGGCTGTACTGGCcttagttattattatatttgttaaaaatggaCTTAAAATGACAATAcaattgtttattgcaataagtttgttattgtgacaggcctacagcTGCCTTTGAATTTCAGTAACTAATCTGTCTGTCTCAGAACTGGAGCTAATGTTCCCCTCGGCACCAACGACCTCCATCACGGTCGTGACGGTAACCCAGAGGACCGGTCGTCAGGACGAcggagcagcagaaccagacagaGACCACCTGCTTCGTAAAGTGAGTCTTTGTTTAgctttgttttggaaaaatgaGGAAGTGGTTGTAAGACTGAGAATATGTCGTCACTGCAGTTTGTGAGCGGGGCGAAGGAGATGTGTTTCGCTCTGTGGACGGCGGGATACTGGGCCGACTTTATTGACCCGACAACAGGAGAAGCTGTAAGTACTGAAGCACacataacataaaatgttaGGCGAAACAAAAGCGCTGAAGCTCGGTTTTAATTGTATCAGTTTCTAAAAACAGTTTCAGTAACATGAGTTTTGTTCATCCTTTCAtccataaattaattttttcactATTTCAACCATTTTTTAAAGCTTGAATCTGAAGGATGAAATAATaccaactgtaaaaaaaaagagccaccTGAGTTAAAAACATGGTTTGATAAGTTTATAAGttattaaatgaatgaaaaactgaGTTCATGGTATT
The genomic region above belongs to Xiphophorus maculatus strain JP 163 A chromosome 24, X_maculatus-5.0-male, whole genome shotgun sequence and contains:
- the mmadhc gene encoding methylmalonic aciduria and homocystinuria type D protein, mitochondrial — translated: MSSNVLCGRSRLILSQTAGRHALTSLRVGRSRTFSAANSDEPYITMSPTDSGPRTVWPDESMGPFGPQDQRFQLPGNVGFDNHLEGMGNQKKAPVHKTVPDVLTTPNSTERHQFVMAQFVNEFHGNLGPLSTRVHKAEQYFNQTDTDCSVSSCPELLKKELELMFPSAPTTSITVVTVTQRTGRQDDGAAEPDRDHLLRKFVSGAKEMCFALWTAGYWADFIDPTTGEAFFASPSAVTALRPEEQLRHLGFHIEVSGSCTVIRHILRGTPLFVGTVFTNAPANSAAVTRLQGLSKGFDEEE